Genomic segment of Pseudomonas sp. DY-1:
GAGGGCAAGCTGATCTTCAATGACGTGCCGCTCGCAGAAGTGGCGCAAGAGGTGTCCCGTTACCGGGAACTACCCCTGAGGGTTGTGCCGGAAGTGGCCGATTTGCGCTTCTCCAGCGTGTTCCGCGCCGATGATACAAACGCCTTGCTGGCGGCCCTTCCGCGCATCCTTCCGGTCAAGGTCAGGACCCTGCCTGACGGTTCAAGCGAAATAATTCCGTTTTAGATTCAGGTTTTTCTTCTGTCGTTCGTCTTCTCGTCCGACTCTTTGCGCCCAGTGAAGTGCAGGGCGCTTTCTTTCAGGACCGGACGAACGTGAACAACGAAGTAACGCAACAAGCTGTGTCGCCAGATTCCTCCCGCAAGACTCCCCGCACACAACGCTGGCTGCCCCTGAGCCTGGCCATCGCCCTGGCTGTCGGCAGCCTCGGCGCTGAAGCTGCCGAGCGCACTGAAGTCCATATTCCCGCGCAATCCCTGGCCGGGGCCCTGGGGCAACTGGGCAAGCAGACGTCGCTACAGCTGTTCTTCAGCCCTGACCTGGTGGCCGGCAAGCAGGCTCCCGCAGTGGATGGCAACCTGCTGCCGGAAGAAGTCCTCGCGACCTTGCTGCAAGGCAGTGGCCTGACCTTCGACCTCACCGACGGTACCGCCATCCTGCGTCGCGTCTCCAGCGAAGAGCAGGGCGCTTCGGCGATGGAACTGCCAGCTTCGAGCATCACCGTCGTAGGTGACTGGTTGGGTACTGCCGAAGATGCCGTGGTGCAGAACCATCCCGGAGCCCGCACCGTGGTGCGCCGCGAGGCGATGGTCGAGAAGGGCGCAATGAACGTGCGTGACGCCTTGCGCGCGGTACCCGGCGTGCAGGTCCAGGAGTCCAACGGTACCGGCGGCAGCGATATTGCCCTCAACCTCGGGGTGCGCGGCCTGACTTCGCGTCTTTCCCCGCGCTCCACTGTACTGATCGACGGTGTGCCGGCCGCCTTCGCTCCCTATGGCCAGCCGCAGCTGTCGATGGCACCGATCTCCATCGGTAACCTCGACAGCATCGACGTGGTCCGGGGCGCTGGCTCCGTGCGCTATGGCCCGCAGAACGTTGGCGGCGTAATCAACTTCGTGACCCGCGCCATCCCGGAGAAGTTCTCCGGCGAAGTCGGCACCACCATGGAAGACACCGCCCACGGTGGCTGGAAGTACCTCAACAACGCTTTTCTCGGCGGTACCGCCGACAACGGCATCGGCGCCGCGCTGCTCTACTCGGGCGTGAACGGTGACGGTTACCGCGACGGCAACAACAACAACGACATCGACGACGTCATGCTCAAGACCCACTGGGCGCCTACCGAGCAGGACGACATCTCGCTGAACTTCCATTACTACGATGCCACCGCCGACATGCCGGGCGGCCTCACCCAGGCGCAGTACGATGACAACCCATTCCAGTCCGACCGCGACTGGGATGACTTCAGTGGCCGTCGCAAGGACGTCTCGCTGAAGTACCTGCGCCAGATCGACGACGTCACCCAGTTCGAAGTCCTGACCTACTACAGCGACAGCTTCCGTGGCAGCCATATCGCCAGCCGCGACAAGGCTTTCCTGAGCTCCTTCCCGCGCAGCTACTACACCTACGGCTTCGAGCCGCGTGTTTCGCGCATCTTTTTCGCCGGTGACAGCACTCACGAAGTGGGTGTTGGCTATCGCTACCTGAAGGAAGCCATGCACGAAGAGACCAGCCGCGTGCGTTTGGTGAACAACGTGCCGACGCCCACTACCGGCCCATCGGCAGACGGTCACGTCTACCAGGACCGCACCGGTGGAACCGAGGCCAATGCCTTCTACATCGACGACAAGATCGATGTCGGCAACTGGACCATCACCCCCGGAGTGCGCTTCGAGAGCATCAACACCGACTGGCATGACCGCCCGGTGCGCGGCACCAACGGTGTGCCGGTGCAGGAGAAGAACCGCAGCAAGGATTACAACGAGCCGCTGCCGGCTATCAGCGTGATGTATCACCTCTCCGATGCCTGGAAGCTGTTCGCCAACTACGAGACCTCGTTCGGCAGCCTGCAGTATTTCCAGATCGGCCAGGGCGGCATCGGCGACAGTACTGCCAATGGCCTGGAGCCTGAGAAGGCCAAGACCTACGAGGTCGGTACACGTTACAACGGCGACACCTGGGGCGGCGAAGCGACGCTGTTCTACATCGACTTCGACCATGAGCTGCAGTACATCAGCAACGACGTGGGCTGGACCAACCTGGGCGCCACCAAGCACCAGGGCCTGGAATTGTCCGGCCACTACAACCTGGATGAACTGCTTTCCGGCCTGAGCCTGACCGGCACCTACACCTTCACCCGTGCCACCTACGAAGGCGACATCCCGGGCTTCAAGACCCGTGACCTGCCGTTCTACTCGCGTCATGTGGCCAACGTCGGCCTGCGTTACCAGGTCGATCGCTGGACCTACAACTTCGACGGCTACGCCCAGTCCGGCCAACGCGCACCGGGCACCGGTATCGATGCCAACGGCAACTTCACCGGCGACTACATCACTGAACCGACCGCCGATGGCCAGTTCGGCGACATCCCCGGCTACGTGACCTGGAGCGCCCGCGGTGCCTATGACTTTGGCGAACAGCTGTCCAACCTGAAGCTGGGTGTGGGGGTGAAGAACATCTTCGACAAGCAGTACTTCACCCGTTCCAGCGACAACAACGCGGGCATCTACGTCGGCCAGCCGCGCACCTGGTACATCCAGGCCAGCGTAGGGTTCTGACGCGAGGGCATTAATCTCCTGTGGGGCGATTTCAATCGCGAGTGAACTCGCTCCCACAGTAGAACCCGTGCTCTAGCCAGTCTGCGTCGAGCAACTCCCTCCTCAAACCGTTGGGCAGACCTTTGGTCTGCCTGGCGAATGAATTCGCCCCCACCGGAAATCCATCCCCCAGCCGGTCTCAGTCCCAATCATCCGGCTTCTTGTCCTTGCTCGGCGCCTTGTCGCTGATGCGTTTCACGTCTGCCGCCGGAACCTGCTCCGGCGGCTGGCTCGGGCCCTGGGGTTTGGGCGCGGGCGTGCGTACGTTGGGGTCGCTGTTCATCACGGGCACCTCCGGTTTCTCTGTCTCGTAAGCCCAGCACATGGTGGCGTATCGCGCTGGCCACTGGTCGCCCGGCGGGTTTCATCGGCTGGACGCTGCCTTTGCCAAGGCAGGGCCTAGACTGGAAGCCATCGCCACAAGGAGGCAGGGCCATGAGCAGCAACGTTGACCTGAACCAGCGACCACCCTACGACCCGGTGATCGAGACCATTGCGGACTACGTGCTGAATTACCGGGTGGAGTCTGCGGAGGCGCTGGACACGGCCCGCAACTGCCTGATGGACAGCCTCGGTTGCGCACTGATGGCATTGCGCTTTCCCGAGTGCTCCAAGTTGCTCGGACCACTGGTCGAAGGTACCCAGGTTCCCCAGGGTGCAAGGGTGCCGGGCACCGCCTACCGGATGGACCCGGTCAAAGCGGCCTGGGACCTTGGCGCGATGATCCGTTGGCTGGACTTCAACGACACCTGGCTGGCAGCGGAGTGGGCGCACCCGTCCGACAACCTGGGTGGCATCCTTGCGGTGGCCGACCACCTGTCGCAAAGGCGCGTGGCCAGGGGCGAGTCGCCGCTGAGCATGCGCCTGGTGCTGGAGGCCATGGTCAAGGCCCATGAGATACAGGGCGTCATGGCCCTGGAGAATTCCTTCAACCGCGTCGGGCTGGATCACGTGGTGCTGGTCAAGCTGGCGTCCACCGCGGTCTGCGCCTGGTTGATGGGCGCCAGTCGCGAGCAGATGCTCTCGGCCATCTCCCATGCCCTGGTGGATGGCCAGGCCCTGCGCACCTACCGCCATGCGCCAAATGCCGGTTCGCGCAAGTCGTGGGCGGCGGGTGATGCCACCAGTCGGGGAGTACGCCTGGCCGATATCGCCATGCGGGGCGAGATGGGTGTCCCCGGCGTGCTCAGTGCACCCCAATGGGGCTTCTACGACGTGTCCTATAGCCACACCAACAAGGACCTGGCCACCAAGCCACTGGAAAAACACCACTTCAGCCTGCCGCAGGCGTTTGGCAGCTACGTGATGGAAAACATCTTGTTCAAGGTCAGCTATCCCGCCGAATTCCACGGCCAGACAGCCTGCGAAGCGGCGGTGCGGTTGCACCCCCTGGTGCGCAATCGCATCACGGAGATCGACCGCATCGTCATCACCACCCAGGAATCGGCCATTCGCATCATTTCCAAGGAAGGCGCCCTGGCCAACGCAGCCGACCGCGACCATTGCCTGCAGTACATGACTGCGGTTGCCCTGGCCTACGGCGACCTGACGGCCGAGCACTACGAAGATGACTTCCACCAGTCCCATCCGATCATCGACCGCCTGCGCGAATGCATGGAGGTGGTCGAAGACCCACGTTACAGCCGTGAGTACCTGGAGGCGGACAAGCGGTCCATCGCCAATGCCGTGCAGGTTTTCTACAAGGACGGCCGTCACACCGAGAAGGTGGAGGTTGAGTACCCCATGGGCCATCGTCGCCGGCGCAATGAGGGCATGCCG
This window contains:
- a CDS encoding TonB-dependent receptor; amino-acid sequence: MSPDSSRKTPRTQRWLPLSLAIALAVGSLGAEAAERTEVHIPAQSLAGALGQLGKQTSLQLFFSPDLVAGKQAPAVDGNLLPEEVLATLLQGSGLTFDLTDGTAILRRVSSEEQGASAMELPASSITVVGDWLGTAEDAVVQNHPGARTVVRREAMVEKGAMNVRDALRAVPGVQVQESNGTGGSDIALNLGVRGLTSRLSPRSTVLIDGVPAAFAPYGQPQLSMAPISIGNLDSIDVVRGAGSVRYGPQNVGGVINFVTRAIPEKFSGEVGTTMEDTAHGGWKYLNNAFLGGTADNGIGAALLYSGVNGDGYRDGNNNNDIDDVMLKTHWAPTEQDDISLNFHYYDATADMPGGLTQAQYDDNPFQSDRDWDDFSGRRKDVSLKYLRQIDDVTQFEVLTYYSDSFRGSHIASRDKAFLSSFPRSYYTYGFEPRVSRIFFAGDSTHEVGVGYRYLKEAMHEETSRVRLVNNVPTPTTGPSADGHVYQDRTGGTEANAFYIDDKIDVGNWTITPGVRFESINTDWHDRPVRGTNGVPVQEKNRSKDYNEPLPAISVMYHLSDAWKLFANYETSFGSLQYFQIGQGGIGDSTANGLEPEKAKTYEVGTRYNGDTWGGEATLFYIDFDHELQYISNDVGWTNLGATKHQGLELSGHYNLDELLSGLSLTGTYTFTRATYEGDIPGFKTRDLPFYSRHVANVGLRYQVDRWTYNFDGYAQSGQRAPGTGIDANGNFTGDYITEPTADGQFGDIPGYVTWSARGAYDFGEQLSNLKLGVGVKNIFDKQYFTRSSDNNAGIYVGQPRTWYIQASVGF
- the prpD gene encoding 2-methylcitrate dehydratase, whose protein sequence is MSSNVDLNQRPPYDPVIETIADYVLNYRVESAEALDTARNCLMDSLGCALMALRFPECSKLLGPLVEGTQVPQGARVPGTAYRMDPVKAAWDLGAMIRWLDFNDTWLAAEWAHPSDNLGGILAVADHLSQRRVARGESPLSMRLVLEAMVKAHEIQGVMALENSFNRVGLDHVVLVKLASTAVCAWLMGASREQMLSAISHALVDGQALRTYRHAPNAGSRKSWAAGDATSRGVRLADIAMRGEMGVPGVLSAPQWGFYDVSYSHTNKDLATKPLEKHHFSLPQAFGSYVMENILFKVSYPAEFHGQTACEAAVRLHPLVRNRITEIDRIVITTQESAIRIISKEGALANAADRDHCLQYMTAVALAYGDLTAEHYEDDFHQSHPIIDRLRECMEVVEDPRYSREYLEADKRSIANAVQVFYKDGRHTEKVEVEYPMGHRRRRNEGMPLLENKYKASLATRFAPHRCAQILTLCKDQAALEAMPVDRFVELFVG